One Chaetodon trifascialis isolate fChaTrf1 chromosome 21, fChaTrf1.hap1, whole genome shotgun sequence genomic window carries:
- the baiap2b gene encoding BAR/IMD domain-containing adapter protein 2 isoform X6: MVLTDAPTRMSRTDEVHRITENVYKSIMEQFNPCLRNFIAMGKSYEKALTREVLFQMAEVHRQIQIQLEEMLKSFHNELLTELEKKVELDARYLNAALKKYQMEHKSKGESLEKCQAELKKLRRKSQGSKHPSKYGDKEMQYVEAISNKQGELDNYIAEGYKNALSEERRRYCFLVDRQCAVAKNSSAYHSKGKELLSQKIPVWQQACAEPNKLPDRAMFLAQQMSGAAGIMAPGAHHPGMPISEPIPGAKPLPVPPELAALRASGGMGQQRLMGGVDGGMAVMNGTAGAHGGDDYQQWMEGKVAQGKVSPQTQRHGGEVYSNTLPVRKVAPAKSKTTLTETRTLPRSSSMAAGLERNGRTRVQAIFSHAAGDNSTLLSFSENDVITLLVPEARDGWHYGENEKTRMRGWFPFSYTRVISDTEGSSMKQLRVHNLHGKSSSTGNLLEREDAALSVPDYGVQSRMAAQSAAALHGRQQRPYSVAVPGFSQQGVEEYEPRFPTSSTEGKLISTV; the protein is encoded by the exons GGGAGGTGCTTTTTCAGATGGCTGAAGTGCACAGACAGATCCAGATCCAGCTCGAAGAGATG CTGAAGTCCTTCCACAACgagctgctcacagagctggagAAGAAGGTGGAGCTGGACGCTCGCTACCTGAAT GCTGCGCTGAAGAAGTACCAGATGGAGCACAAGAGCAAAGGGGAGAGTTTGGAGAAGTGCCAGGCGGAGCTGAAGAAGCTGCGCAGGAAGAGCCAGGGCAGCAAGCACCCCTCCAAGTATGGAGACAAGGAGAtgcag TACGTGGAGGCCATCAGCAACAAGCAGGGCGAGCTGGACAACTACATCGCCGAAGGCTACAAGAACGCCCtgtctgaggagaggaggaggtacTGCTTCCTGGTGGACCGCCAGTGTGCCGTGGCCAAGAACAGCAGCGCCTACCACAGCAAG gGTAAGGAGCTTCTATCCCAGAAGATCCCGGTGTGGCAGCAGGCGTGCGCCGAGCCCAACAAACTGCCAGATCGTGCCATGTTCCTCGCCCAGCAGATGAGCGGTGCGGCGGGCATCATGGCCCCCGGCGCCCATCATCCAGGCATGCCCATCTCTGAGCCCATCCCTGGTGCTAAACCCCTGCCGGTGCCTCCAGAACTGGCGGCTCTGAGGGCCAGTGGGGGCATGGGACAGCAG aggctgatgggaggcGTGGACGGAGGGATGGCGGTCATGAACGGCACGGCCGGCGCTCACGGAGGAGACGACTACCAGCAGTGGATGGAGGGCAAGGTGGCCCAGGGCAAGGTGTCGCCGCAGACCCAGAGGCACGGAGGGGAGGTGTACTCCAACACCCTGCCGGTGCGCAAGGTCGCCCCCGCCAAGAGCAAGACCACGCTGA CGGAGACCCGTACGCTGCCCCGGTCCAGCTCCATGGCCGCCGGGCTGGAGAGGAACGGCCGGACTCGAGTCCAGGCCATCTTCTCCCACGCAGCCGGCGACAACAGCACCCTGCTCAGCTTCTCCGAGAACGATGTGATAACCCTGCTGGTCCCCGAGGCCCGAGACGGGTGGCACTACGGCGAGAACGAGAAGACCAGGAT gcGTGGCTGGTTTCCCTTCTCCTACACCCGGGTCATCTCTGACACCGAGGGCAGCTCCATGAAGCAGCTTCGAGTGCACAA CCTCCACGggaagagcagcagcacggGGAACCTTCTGGAGAGAGAGGACGCGGCGCTCTCCGTCCCCGATTACGGCGTTCAGTCCCGTATGGCAGCTCAGAGCGCTGCCGCCCTGCACGGCAGACAGCAGCGCCCTTACAGCGTGGCGGTGCCAGGCTTCTCACAG caaGGAGTTGAAGAATACGAACCCCGCTTCCCAACGAG tTCCACAGAGGGCAAATTGATTTCCACagtgtga
- the baiap2b gene encoding BAR/IMD domain-containing adapter protein 2 isoform X3 → MVLTDAPTRMSRTDEVHRITENVYKSIMEQFNPCLRNFIAMGKSYEKALTREVLFQMAEVHRQIQIQLEEMLKSFHNELLTELEKKVELDARYLNAALKKYQMEHKSKGESLEKCQAELKKLRRKSQGSKHPSKYGDKEMQYVEAISNKQGELDNYIAEGYKNALSEERRRYCFLVDRQCAVAKNSSAYHSKGKELLSQKIPVWQQACAEPNKLPDRAMFLAQQMSGAAGIMAPGAHHPGMPISEPIPGAKPLPVPPELAALRASGGMGQQRLMGGVDGGMAVMNGTAGAHGGDDYQQWMEGKVAQGKVSPQTQRHGGEVYSNTLPVRKVAPAKSKTTLTETRTLPRSSSMAAGLERNGRTRVQAIFSHAAGDNSTLLSFSENDVITLLVPEARDGWHYGENEKTRMRGWFPFSYTRVISDTEGSSMKQLRVHNLHGKSSSTGNLLEREDAALSVPDYGVQSRMAAQSAAALHGRQQRPYSVAVPGFSQQGVEEYEPRFPTSIDPPSEPAVEAPPVPPLSDEEDDIEEEQLDEAHYDLVEKASTPPADY, encoded by the exons GGGAGGTGCTTTTTCAGATGGCTGAAGTGCACAGACAGATCCAGATCCAGCTCGAAGAGATG CTGAAGTCCTTCCACAACgagctgctcacagagctggagAAGAAGGTGGAGCTGGACGCTCGCTACCTGAAT GCTGCGCTGAAGAAGTACCAGATGGAGCACAAGAGCAAAGGGGAGAGTTTGGAGAAGTGCCAGGCGGAGCTGAAGAAGCTGCGCAGGAAGAGCCAGGGCAGCAAGCACCCCTCCAAGTATGGAGACAAGGAGAtgcag TACGTGGAGGCCATCAGCAACAAGCAGGGCGAGCTGGACAACTACATCGCCGAAGGCTACAAGAACGCCCtgtctgaggagaggaggaggtacTGCTTCCTGGTGGACCGCCAGTGTGCCGTGGCCAAGAACAGCAGCGCCTACCACAGCAAG gGTAAGGAGCTTCTATCCCAGAAGATCCCGGTGTGGCAGCAGGCGTGCGCCGAGCCCAACAAACTGCCAGATCGTGCCATGTTCCTCGCCCAGCAGATGAGCGGTGCGGCGGGCATCATGGCCCCCGGCGCCCATCATCCAGGCATGCCCATCTCTGAGCCCATCCCTGGTGCTAAACCCCTGCCGGTGCCTCCAGAACTGGCGGCTCTGAGGGCCAGTGGGGGCATGGGACAGCAG aggctgatgggaggcGTGGACGGAGGGATGGCGGTCATGAACGGCACGGCCGGCGCTCACGGAGGAGACGACTACCAGCAGTGGATGGAGGGCAAGGTGGCCCAGGGCAAGGTGTCGCCGCAGACCCAGAGGCACGGAGGGGAGGTGTACTCCAACACCCTGCCGGTGCGCAAGGTCGCCCCCGCCAAGAGCAAGACCACGCTGA CGGAGACCCGTACGCTGCCCCGGTCCAGCTCCATGGCCGCCGGGCTGGAGAGGAACGGCCGGACTCGAGTCCAGGCCATCTTCTCCCACGCAGCCGGCGACAACAGCACCCTGCTCAGCTTCTCCGAGAACGATGTGATAACCCTGCTGGTCCCCGAGGCCCGAGACGGGTGGCACTACGGCGAGAACGAGAAGACCAGGAT gcGTGGCTGGTTTCCCTTCTCCTACACCCGGGTCATCTCTGACACCGAGGGCAGCTCCATGAAGCAGCTTCGAGTGCACAA CCTCCACGggaagagcagcagcacggGGAACCTTCTGGAGAGAGAGGACGCGGCGCTCTCCGTCCCCGATTACGGCGTTCAGTCCCGTATGGCAGCTCAGAGCGCTGCCGCCCTGCACGGCAGACAGCAGCGCCCTTACAGCGTGGCGGTGCCAGGCTTCTCACAG caaGGAGTTGAAGAATACGAACCCCGCTTCCCAACGAG cATCGATCCACCCAGCGAGCCCGCCGTGGAGGCCCCACCCGTCCCTCCCCTttctgatgaagaggatgacaTCGAGGAGGAACAGCTTGATGAAGCTCACTATGACCTCGTGGAGAAGGCCTCGACCCCCCCGGCTGACTACTGA